From Alienimonas californiensis, a single genomic window includes:
- a CDS encoding GspH/FimT family pseudopilin, whose amino-acid sequence MSPPFAPRRRPEPPRPRPSKWTSRGFTLVEILLVLTVLAVLAAVVAPTALRFFGDYALRSSAEAVRGDLARARLDAVQEGVPYEFRAEANGRRWVVVPAEREQAPVASAAAPVQVDWVPVRTGTLAEGVTFPSTASLMPTAGRPAANYFEGLPNAAELGMAQWSDPIRFLPDGTASASSVTLADDIGGLRVVVRSMTGAASIEPVERPTLPGMPPQ is encoded by the coding sequence GTGAGCCCGCCGTTCGCCCCCCGCCGTCGCCCCGAGCCGCCCCGCCCGCGTCCTTCCAAGTGGACGTCCCGCGGGTTCACCCTCGTGGAGATTCTGCTGGTCCTCACGGTGCTGGCCGTGCTGGCGGCGGTGGTGGCGCCCACGGCGTTGCGGTTCTTCGGCGACTACGCCCTCCGCTCCAGTGCCGAGGCCGTCCGCGGCGACCTCGCCCGGGCCCGCCTGGATGCGGTGCAGGAGGGCGTGCCCTACGAGTTTCGGGCTGAGGCGAACGGCCGCCGCTGGGTCGTCGTCCCGGCGGAACGTGAACAGGCCCCCGTCGCCTCCGCCGCGGCCCCTGTTCAAGTCGACTGGGTGCCCGTCCGCACCGGCACGCTGGCGGAGGGGGTGACGTTTCCCTCCACGGCCTCCCTCATGCCCACCGCCGGCCGTCCCGCCGCCAATTACTTTGAGGGGTTGCCCAACGCCGCGGAGTTGGGGATGGCCCAGTGGTCCGACCCGATCCGCTTCCTGCCGGACGGCACCGCGTCGGCTTCCTCGGTCACGCTGGCCGACGACATCGGCGGGCTGCGGGTCGTCGTCCGCAGCATGACCGGCGCCGCCTCGATCGAACCGGTCGAACGCCCGACCCTCCCCGGGATGCCGCCGCAATGA
- a CDS encoding type II secretion system protein GspG → MEVLLVLAILGVIAALVVPNLLGSQQKANISATRVAISNYESAIEQYAIDHNGRPPQGSAQEVNQMLMAPEPIDGRQVDPYIDEQPKDGWDEPLFYQFPASNQTISTKPDIWSAGPNGVNEDGSGDDVNNWSTVGT, encoded by the coding sequence GTGGAAGTCCTGTTGGTGCTGGCGATCCTCGGGGTGATCGCCGCGCTGGTCGTGCCGAACCTGTTGGGTTCGCAGCAGAAGGCGAACATCAGCGCCACCCGGGTGGCCATCTCGAACTACGAGAGCGCCATCGAGCAGTACGCGATCGACCACAACGGTCGCCCGCCGCAGGGCTCCGCCCAAGAAGTGAATCAGATGCTGATGGCGCCGGAACCGATCGACGGCCGGCAAGTCGATCCGTACATCGACGAACAGCCCAAGGACGGTTGGGACGAGCCGCTGTTCTACCAGTTCCCCGCGTCGAACCAGACGATCAGCACCAAGCCGGACATCTGGAGCGCCGGCCCGAACGGCGTGAACGAAGACGGCAGCGGCGACGACGTCAACAACTGGTCCACCGTCGGCACGTGA